In the Pogoniulus pusillus isolate bPogPus1 chromosome 4, bPogPus1.pri, whole genome shotgun sequence genome, one interval contains:
- the ARRDC5 gene encoding arrestin domain-containing protein 5 has protein sequence MSTVKAINLVLPEIEVYVAGCSIDGKLVLNLRNTLVDPLVKVELVGRGFLRWLEEDNPDLDYYKSTACTNDAVYVFKTKNFHIEGGCLDSGVHIFDFHFNFPPSIPSTFTSKIGCISYFVQGICCSCQDVLAKEERCLLLQGSTGNHSRYVEDEAPVVVEARKDVIYFCCFSYGSVILRIFLEKRIFCPGETIVFKTDICNRTNMYVRKVCFAVLCIVLYSGFSSRGELRSLETQSEVTRLELQTNTAPFGTMRVTSSLVLPKPMPVTSTLKQNKIMAFKYELVGTSDLSCATSTIIARAPIIIAATLDHFSGEKNTVPLHENKGVIIK, from the exons ATGTCAACAGTTAAAGCAATTAACCTGGTGCTGCCTGAAATTGAGGTGTAtgtggctggctgcagcatAGATGGCAAACTGGTTCTGAATCTCAGGAATACCCTGGTGGATCCTCTTGTAAAGGTGGAACTTGTGGGAAGAGGCTTCCTGAGGTGGCTCGAGGAGGATAACCCTGACCTGGACTACTACAAGAGTACAGCTTGCACCAATGATGCAGTCTATGTCTTCAAAACTAAGAATTTCCACATAGAGG GTGGCTGCCTGGATTCTGGGGTTCACATCTTTGACTTCCACTTCAACTTTCCTCCAAGTATTCCCTCTACATTCACCAGCAAAATTGGCTGCATCTCCTACTTTGTTCAAGGGatttgctgcagctgccaagATGTCTTAGCTAAAGAGGAGAGATGTTTACTGTTGCAAGGAAGTACTGGTAACCACAGCAGATACGTGGAAGACGAG GCCCCAGTGGTGGTGGAAGCTAGGAAGGATGTGATttatttctgctgcttcagttatggctctgtgatccttcgGATCTTCCTTGAGAAGAGGATATTTTGCCCTGGAGAAACCATTGTCTTCAAGACAGATATTTGCAACAGGACAAACATGTATGTCAGAAAGGTCTGTTTTGCTGTACTCTGCATTGTCCTGTATAGTGGcttcagcagcaggggagaatTGCGTTCCTTGGAAACCCAAAGTGAAGTAACGAGGTTGGAGCTCCAGACCAACACAGCACCCTTTGGGACCATGAGAGTTACCAGCTCACTGGTTCTGCCAAAACCCATGCCTgtcaccagcaccctcaagcaaaataaaatcatgGCATTTAAGTACGAGCTGGTAGGCACCTCTGACCTTTCTTGTGCCACATCCACCATCATAGCCAGGGCGCCCATAATCATAGCAGCCACACTGGATCATTTCTCTGGGGAGAAGAACACCGTGCCTCTTCATGAAAATAAAGGAGTCATCATAAAGTAA